Proteins encoded within one genomic window of Lynx canadensis isolate LIC74 chromosome B4, mLynCan4.pri.v2, whole genome shotgun sequence:
- the CNPY2 gene encoding protein canopy homolog 2: protein MKGWGWLALLLGALLGTAWARRSQDLHCGACRALVDELEWEIAQVDPKKTIQMGSFRINPDGSQSVVEVPYARSEAHLTELLEEVCDRMKEYGEQIDPSTHRKNYVRVVGRNGESNELDLQGIRIDSDISGTLKFACESIVEEYEDELIEFFSREADNVKDKLCSKRTDLCDHALHISHDEL, encoded by the exons ATGAAAGGCTGGGGTTGGCTGGCCCTGCTTCTGGGGGCCCTGCTGGGAACTGCCTGGGCTCGGAGGAGCCAGGATCTACATTGTGGAG CTTGCAGGGCTCTGGTGGATGAACTAGAGTGGGAAATCGCCCAGGTGGATCCCAAGAAGACCATTCAGATGGGCTCTTTCCGAATCAATCCAGATGGCAGCCAGTCAGTGGTGGAG GTGCCTTATGCTCGCTCAGAGGCCCACCTCACAGAGCTGCTAGAGGAAGTATGTGACCGGATGAAGGAGTATGGGGAACAAATTGACCCTTCCACCCACCGCAAGAACTACGTACGTGTAGTGGGCCGGAATGGAGAATCCAATGAACTGGACCTACAGGGCATCCGAATTGATTCAGACATCAGTGGCACTCTCAAGTTTGCG TGTGAGAGCATTGTGGAGGAATATGAGGATGAACTCATTGAATTCTTTTCCCGAGAGGCTGACAATGTTAAAGACAAACTTTGTAGTAAGCGAACAG ATCTATGTGACCATGCCCTGCACATATCGCATGATGAGCTATGA